One window of the Aquila chrysaetos chrysaetos chromosome 8, bAquChr1.4, whole genome shotgun sequence genome contains the following:
- the TAB2 gene encoding TGF-beta-activated kinase 1 and MAP3K7-binding protein 2 isoform X2, producing the protein MAQGSQQIDIQVLHDLRQKFPEVPEGVVSRCMLQNNNNLDACCAVLSQESTKYLYGEGDLGFPDDSGIPGLRNHMTSLNLDLQSQNVYHHGREGSRMNGSRTLAHSVSDGHLQTSQSNNELFQQEPQTAPAQVPQGFNVFGMANTVSTSNPGQHLGFHLGGKGVSNLSQQTPRFNPIMVTLAPNIQPGRNTPTSLHIHGVPPPVLNSPQGNSIYIRPYITAPSGTTRQTQQQPGWASQFNPMHPQQVYQPSQPSPWTTLPTSSTTPHTSSQHSTQPNHQGHQTSHVYMPISSPTTPQAPMIHSSGSSQSSSHSQYNIQNISTGPRKNQIEIKLEPPQRNSSSKLRSTGPRTSTTPSSLNSQTLSRSQPTVYISASPPNTDEVITRGQPKVYISANATTGDDQVVRNQPTLFISTNPGVSATSRNMSGQVSMGPAFIHHHPPKSRAVGNSTTATSPRVVVTQPNTKYTFKITVSPNKPPAVSPGVVSPTFEPTNLLNLPDHYVEPEGIQHLTDPVLAHVDRISDARKLSMGSDDAAYTQALLVHQKARMERLQRELEIQKKKLDKLKSEVNEMENNLTRRRLKRSNSVSQIPSLEEMQQLRSCNRQLQIDIDCLTKEIDLFQARGPHFNPSAIHNFYDNIGFLGPVPPKPKDQRSIVKTPKTVPDTDEDEGAQWSCTACTFLNHPALNRCEQCEMPRHF; encoded by the exons ATGGCCCAAGGAAGCCAGCAAATTGATATTCAGGTTTTACATGACCTGCGACAGAAGTTTCCTGAGGTACCTGAAGGTGTTGTATCCAGATGTATGTTACAG AATAACAATAATTTGGATGCCTGTTGTGCAGTTCTCTCTCAGGAGAGCACAAAGTATCTCTACGGTGAAGGAGACCTAGGTTTTCCGGATGATTCTGGGATTCCTGGACTACGAAATCACATGACATCTCTTAATTTGGATTTGCAGTCACAGAACGTGTATCACCatggaagagaaggaagtaGAATGAATGGAAGTAGGACTCTAGCTCACAGCGTTAGTGATGGACACCTTCAAACCAGTCAGTCCAACAATGAACTGTTTCAGCAGGAGCCACAGACAGCACCTGCGCAGGTTCCACAAGGATTTAATGTCTTTGGGATGGCTAATACAGTTAGTACTTCTAATCCAGGGCAGCATCTTGGATTTCACCTAGGCGGCAAAGGAGTATCTAACTTGTCTCAACAAACACCCAGATTCAACCCCATTATGGTAACTTTAGCCCCAAATATTCAGCCTGGTCGCAATACCCCTACTTCTTTGCACATACATGGTGTACCTCCTCCTGTACTTAACAGTCCACAGGGAAATTCTATCTATATTAGGCCTTACATCACAGCTCCTAGTGGTACCACTCGAcagacacagcagcagccaggctgggcatCTCAGTTTAATCCcatgcaccctcagcaagtctaCCAGCCTTCGCAGCCAAGTCCCTGGACTACTCTTCCTACATCCAGTACTACGCCACATACCTCATCGCAACACTCAACGCAGCCAAATCATCAAGGCCACCAGACTTCTCATGTCTATATGCCTATCAGTTCTCCTACTACTCCACAAGCACCTATGATTCATTCATCTGGTAGCTCACAATCCTCTTCTCATAGCCAATACAACATTCAGAATATTTCCACAGGACCTCGCAAAAACCAAATTGAAATCAAACTTGAACCACCACAAAGAAACAGTTCTTCTAAGTTGCGTTCAACTGGCCCTCGCACCTCCACTACTCCCTCTTCCCTCAACAGCCAGACATTAAGTAGAAGTCAACCCACTGTTTACATATCGGCCAGTCCTCCAAATACTGATGAAGTGATCACACGCGGTCAGCCCAAGGTCTACATTTCAGCAAATGCCACAACAGGAGATGATCAAGTTGTGCGGAACCAGCCCACGCTTTTCATATCGACAAATCCTGGAGTTTCTGCCACTTCTAGGAATATGTCTGGTCAAGTAAGCATGGGTCCTGCATTTATTCATCACCATCCACCCAAGAGTCGAGCAGTGGGCAACAGCACCACTGCAACCTCTCCTCGAGTGGTGGTTACGCAGCCTAAcacaaaatatacttttaaaattacagtttctCCAAATAAGCCCCCTGCAGTTTCCCCAGGGGTAGTGTCCCCAACCTTTGAACCTACAAACCTTCTAAACCTTCCTGATCACTATGTTGAACCAGAGGGTATCCAGCATCTTACTGACCCTGTTTTAGCACATGTGGATAGGATCAGTGATGCACGGAAATTGAGTATGGGATCTGATGATGCTGCCTACACGCAAG CTTTACTGGTACATCAGAAGGCCAGGATGGAGCGACTTCAACGAGAACTTgagattcaaaagaaaaagttggaTAAACTAAAATCAGAGGTCAATGAAATGGAGAATAATCTAACACGAAGGCGCCTGAAAAGATCGAATTCTGTTTCCCAAATTCCATCA ctggaagaaaTGCAACAGTTAAGAAGTTGTAACAGACAGCTGCAGATAGACATAGATTGCCTAACCAAAGAGATTGATCTCTTTCAAGCAAGAG gaCCACATTTTAATCCCAGTGCTATTCATAATTTTTACGATAATATTGGATTTCTTGGTCCGGTGCCACCAAAACCCAAAG ATCAGAGGTCCATTGTGAAAACACCAAAGACTGTTCCAGACACAGATGAAGATGAGGGAGCTCAGTGGAGTTGTACTGCCTGTACTTTTTTAAATCATCCAGCCTTAAATCGCTGTGAACAGTGTGAAATGCCCAGGCATTTCTGA
- the TAB2 gene encoding TGF-beta-activated kinase 1 and MAP3K7-binding protein 2 isoform X1: protein MCPRFPFEFSNLLIDVSEILELIGCSLKKEKKIVQRNAFKLNNNNNLDACCAVLSQESTKYLYGEGDLGFPDDSGIPGLRNHMTSLNLDLQSQNVYHHGREGSRMNGSRTLAHSVSDGHLQTSQSNNELFQQEPQTAPAQVPQGFNVFGMANTVSTSNPGQHLGFHLGGKGVSNLSQQTPRFNPIMVTLAPNIQPGRNTPTSLHIHGVPPPVLNSPQGNSIYIRPYITAPSGTTRQTQQQPGWASQFNPMHPQQVYQPSQPSPWTTLPTSSTTPHTSSQHSTQPNHQGHQTSHVYMPISSPTTPQAPMIHSSGSSQSSSHSQYNIQNISTGPRKNQIEIKLEPPQRNSSSKLRSTGPRTSTTPSSLNSQTLSRSQPTVYISASPPNTDEVITRGQPKVYISANATTGDDQVVRNQPTLFISTNPGVSATSRNMSGQVSMGPAFIHHHPPKSRAVGNSTTATSPRVVVTQPNTKYTFKITVSPNKPPAVSPGVVSPTFEPTNLLNLPDHYVEPEGIQHLTDPVLAHVDRISDARKLSMGSDDAAYTQALLVHQKARMERLQRELEIQKKKLDKLKSEVNEMENNLTRRRLKRSNSVSQIPSLEEMQQLRSCNRQLQIDIDCLTKEIDLFQARGPHFNPSAIHNFYDNIGFLGPVPPKPKDQRSIVKTPKTVPDTDEDEGAQWSCTACTFLNHPALNRCEQCEMPRHF, encoded by the exons ATGTGCCCCCGTTTCCCCTTTGAGTTCTCCAATTTGCTCATTGACGTCTCTGAAATTTTGGAATTGATTGGATGCagtcttaaaaaagaaaaaaaaattgtccaaAGAAATGCATTCAAGCTGAAT AATAACAATAATTTGGATGCCTGTTGTGCAGTTCTCTCTCAGGAGAGCACAAAGTATCTCTACGGTGAAGGAGACCTAGGTTTTCCGGATGATTCTGGGATTCCTGGACTACGAAATCACATGACATCTCTTAATTTGGATTTGCAGTCACAGAACGTGTATCACCatggaagagaaggaagtaGAATGAATGGAAGTAGGACTCTAGCTCACAGCGTTAGTGATGGACACCTTCAAACCAGTCAGTCCAACAATGAACTGTTTCAGCAGGAGCCACAGACAGCACCTGCGCAGGTTCCACAAGGATTTAATGTCTTTGGGATGGCTAATACAGTTAGTACTTCTAATCCAGGGCAGCATCTTGGATTTCACCTAGGCGGCAAAGGAGTATCTAACTTGTCTCAACAAACACCCAGATTCAACCCCATTATGGTAACTTTAGCCCCAAATATTCAGCCTGGTCGCAATACCCCTACTTCTTTGCACATACATGGTGTACCTCCTCCTGTACTTAACAGTCCACAGGGAAATTCTATCTATATTAGGCCTTACATCACAGCTCCTAGTGGTACCACTCGAcagacacagcagcagccaggctgggcatCTCAGTTTAATCCcatgcaccctcagcaagtctaCCAGCCTTCGCAGCCAAGTCCCTGGACTACTCTTCCTACATCCAGTACTACGCCACATACCTCATCGCAACACTCAACGCAGCCAAATCATCAAGGCCACCAGACTTCTCATGTCTATATGCCTATCAGTTCTCCTACTACTCCACAAGCACCTATGATTCATTCATCTGGTAGCTCACAATCCTCTTCTCATAGCCAATACAACATTCAGAATATTTCCACAGGACCTCGCAAAAACCAAATTGAAATCAAACTTGAACCACCACAAAGAAACAGTTCTTCTAAGTTGCGTTCAACTGGCCCTCGCACCTCCACTACTCCCTCTTCCCTCAACAGCCAGACATTAAGTAGAAGTCAACCCACTGTTTACATATCGGCCAGTCCTCCAAATACTGATGAAGTGATCACACGCGGTCAGCCCAAGGTCTACATTTCAGCAAATGCCACAACAGGAGATGATCAAGTTGTGCGGAACCAGCCCACGCTTTTCATATCGACAAATCCTGGAGTTTCTGCCACTTCTAGGAATATGTCTGGTCAAGTAAGCATGGGTCCTGCATTTATTCATCACCATCCACCCAAGAGTCGAGCAGTGGGCAACAGCACCACTGCAACCTCTCCTCGAGTGGTGGTTACGCAGCCTAAcacaaaatatacttttaaaattacagtttctCCAAATAAGCCCCCTGCAGTTTCCCCAGGGGTAGTGTCCCCAACCTTTGAACCTACAAACCTTCTAAACCTTCCTGATCACTATGTTGAACCAGAGGGTATCCAGCATCTTACTGACCCTGTTTTAGCACATGTGGATAGGATCAGTGATGCACGGAAATTGAGTATGGGATCTGATGATGCTGCCTACACGCAAG CTTTACTGGTACATCAGAAGGCCAGGATGGAGCGACTTCAACGAGAACTTgagattcaaaagaaaaagttggaTAAACTAAAATCAGAGGTCAATGAAATGGAGAATAATCTAACACGAAGGCGCCTGAAAAGATCGAATTCTGTTTCCCAAATTCCATCA ctggaagaaaTGCAACAGTTAAGAAGTTGTAACAGACAGCTGCAGATAGACATAGATTGCCTAACCAAAGAGATTGATCTCTTTCAAGCAAGAG gaCCACATTTTAATCCCAGTGCTATTCATAATTTTTACGATAATATTGGATTTCTTGGTCCGGTGCCACCAAAACCCAAAG ATCAGAGGTCCATTGTGAAAACACCAAAGACTGTTCCAGACACAGATGAAGATGAGGGAGCTCAGTGGAGTTGTACTGCCTGTACTTTTTTAAATCATCCAGCCTTAAATCGCTGTGAACAGTGTGAAATGCCCAGGCATTTCTGA